GGACCGCCTATCCGGGGCAGGAGGAGCTGACCAGGTACATGACGGGTCTCTGCCAGCTGCACTTCTCGTCGGACCGGATCGAGCTGCCGGAGGACGAGGCGGACGCTCTGACCTTCACGGTCATCGTGCCCACTGCGGCGGAGTGGTCGACGAACACCGAGGACATCACCGGCCTGGACGACACGAATCTCAGCTACTGCGTCCTGCACCGGGCCGACGGCGCCACGATCAGGGGCTCGATGATCAACACGCCGGAGGACTGAGTCCTGCGGGCAGGGCTGCGGCAGGCCCACTCCTGGTGACGGAACTCGAAGCGCGGGCCTGCGCCGCAGCGACCGCTTCCTGTACAGGCGCCTCGGGCCTGACGCCCGGCTGACCGCCGGGTTCCGCCGAGGTGCTGCTCGGGAGGAGCTGTACCTCGGTGTCGCCGTTCGTCGGGCACGGCCGACCCGTGGTCTCGGGGGCATGATGGATCGCATCCGAGGAGACCACGGCGACGAGTGGAGGAACCGTGACCGGCATCGAGCCCAGTCAGCCAGCGGGAACCGAGGCCGATCTCGCCGAGCAGGAGCGCGAGGTCGCCGAACGCGACGTCGGGGGCGGCGTCGAGGCGGGGGAGGACCTGCCGCCGGACGCGGGTGCGGAACTGCCGCCCGAGGCGACGGAGGCGGATGTCGTCGAGCAGCGTGAAGAGGTGCTCGACGACGAGGAGGACACCGAACACGGCTGAGAGCGCTCATCGCGGCCGGTCGGGCTTCACCGGCATCGCGGTGGCCGACCCACCGTAGCCGCCTCGTGCTTCGCCCGCCTGGACCAGGCGGGGATCAGCCCCGCAATCGTGGCGAGGCGCGAGTGCGGCCCTGGACTCGGGTCGCACTCGCGCCTGGTGACGCGGTGGGGATCGACGCAGACTAGTCGTCGCGCGACTTCGTCGTTGTGGTCACCGTCACGGCTTCGACCTTGGCTCCGCCTGCCGTCGTGGCCTTCGCGACGGCCTCCTCTTCGGGCGTGGTGATCAGCCCGTCCTCGATGAGGGACCGCGAGACGTGCACGGTCAGCTCCTCGGCTCGACGCCTGCGCTGGATGCGCAGCGCCTCCTTGCGCTCGGCGCTGAACTCCTTCCACAGCGCGACGGCCATCGCGATCATCACCACGCTGAACGGCAGCGCGATGAGGATCGCCACGGTCTGCAAGGCAGCCAAGGCCTGTTCACCGCCGACGACCAGCAGAGCGATGGCGACGAGACCCTCGGTGATGCTCCAGAAGATCCGGCTCCAGGTCGGCGGCTCCGGGTCGCCGCCGGAGGACAGCATGTCCACCACCAGTGAGCCGGAGTCCGACGAGGTGACGAAGAACATGATGATCAGCACGATGGTGACGACGCTGGCTATTCCGCCTAGTGGCAGCCCGTCGAGCAGGGCGAACAGTGATCCCTCTGTGTCCACTGATCCGTCGGCGCCGACGAGGCCGCCGCCCTGGTTGAGCTCCCGGTACAGGGCGGTGCCGCCGAGCACGGTGAACCAGAGGAAGGTGAAGACGGTGGGCACCAGCAGCACGCCTGCGACGAACTCCCGCACCGTGCGGCCGCGCGAGATCCTGGCGATGAACACGCCGACGAACGGCGCCCAGGAGATCCACCAGCCCCAGTAGAAGATCGTCCAGCCCGCCTGCCAGGCCTGCCCCTCCATGCCCTGCATCGCGGTGACGTCGAAGCTCAGGCTGACGAAGTTCTGCAGGTAGGAACCGGTGGCCTGGACGAACTCACGCAGCAGGAAGAGCGTCGGTCCGAAGGCCAGCACGTACAGCAGCAGGGCGCCCGCGATGCCGACGTTGATGTTGGACAGCCACTTGATGCCCTTCTTCACGCCGGAGACCACCGACAGCGTGGCCAGCGCGGTGATCCCGATGATCAGCAGGATCTGGGTGGTCGTGCCGGGGTCGTCGACCAGGTTGATGTAGTCCAGACCGGCGGCGACCTGCAACACGCCGAAACCGAGGGAGGTTGCGACGCCGAAGAGGGTGCCGACGATGGCGATGACGTCGACCGCGTCGCCGATCTTGCCCTTGACCCGGTCACCCAGCAGCGGCTCCAACGCCCAGCGGATCGACACCGGGCGGCCGCGGCGATGGACGGAGTAGGCGATGGCCAGACCGACGACCACGTAGATCGCCCAGGGCTGGAGACCCCAGTGCAGGAACGTCTGCACCAGCGCGCCCTCGGCGAGCTGGGTCGGGTCTGCCGCCGTGTCCGTCCCCGGCTTGGGGCTGGCGAAGTGACCCAGCGGCTCGGCGACGCCAAAGAAGACCAGGCCGATGCCCATGCCTGCGGCGAAGAGCATCCCCAGCCAGGGCAGGAAGCGGAATTCGGCCTTCTCGTCGTCCTTGCCGAGCTTGATGTCGCCGAAGTGGCTGACGCCGACCCAGATGGAGAACACCACGAACGCCGCGACCAGCACGACGTAGTACCAGCCGAAGACGCCGATCACGTTCTCCTGGATCGCGCCGAGCACGTCCTGCGCGGTTCCGGGGAAGATCATGGCGAACAGAACGAAGGCCACCATGATCCCGGCGGCTGGCCAGAAGACTCTGGGCGCCATCGAACTCTTCTTCTTGGGGACCTTGGTCGTGTCGTCGACGGCCGGGGGTGGTGATTTCGGTGCTGACGCGGGCACGAGTCGTGCGCCTCCCAGATTCAGTAGTTCGGACGGTTGACGGCAAACTGCCTCACGCAGCGTAGTGGCTGCCCTCAGCCGGTCTGAAGTCGGTGTGAAAGACCGGCGACGATCATCCCTGACATCGACGAGCGACAGGTGGCGAATCGGAGAAGATCTCTCGGCACGCCGACGACCCCGGCGGGTGGGTCGACCCACTGCCGCCGGTGGGCGGAATTCCGCTTCTAGGTGGCGTATTCCCAGCTCATCGGCTTGCCGAGTGGTCGGATCGGGTCGATTCGCCGCCCGAGTCCGCGAATCGTTCACGTCCGGAAGTCGGCCACGGATCGTTTTCTGATCGCAATATGACGGCGATCAGAATTCACCTCCGGCACGCCGGACCGAGCCCAGGATTCCGGCCGCCCTTGCCGACGCGTCCACGGCAGGGAAGCTTGAACGGTCGAGTGTCCGCGAGCATGGTCACTTTGCGTGTCGGGTGGGGTCTTGCTCCCGCCGTGGTCCGGCGGCGGCGAACGAGGCCCTCGCTGCGGTCTCCCTGCGAGCCGGGCATGCGGCCCCGGGACCGGGCCTGCGGGCCGGGCGGCGGGTCCCCACGGATCCTCTTGCCTGGGCTCGGGCGGGGGCGTGGACCGGGGCGGGGCGCAGCAGGGAACCGCGTGTCGAGCCGCGACGATCGAGAGCGCCGGCTCGGATCTGCGGGCGAGGGTCGGCGTCGGGCCGAGTGCCTGCGAACCGCCGCCGACGAGTGTGCGGGGCCCGCGTCAGCTCAGCCGGGCATGGAGCCGTGCCGCGGAGACCGCATGTCGATCCATCTCGGCCCAGGGGTCGCCCTTGGACGCCAGCCGACGAGCCACGTTGCCGAGGTGATAGGCGTCCGGACGTGCCCTGGCCAGCTCGCGCGGCTGGATCGGCGTCGCCACCGGGGCGCCGGGCCGGGCCCGCGTCGAGTACGGTGCGATCACCGTCTGTGCGTGGCCGTTGCGGTTGACGTCGAGCAGCACCCGCCCGTTCCGGCGGTCCCGCCGCTGCTCGACAGTGAATCGCCGGTCCTCCTCGGCCAGCCTGCGAGCCATCTCGCGTGCTGAGGCGAGGACCTCGTCGACGGGGCAGTCCGGCACCAGCGGGGCCACCACGTGGAAGCCCTTGCCGCCGGTGGTCTGCACGTACGGGGTCAGCCCGACCTCCTCGAAGCGCTCGCTGACGCGCCGGACCAACGGCCGAAGCTCGCGCGGGTCATGGCCGGGCGGCGGGTCCAGGTCCACCACGAACCGGTCCGGGTAGCCGGGTCGATCGGCCGGGCACAGCCGGATGTGCAGTTCCAGGCTCGCGAGGTTGGCCAGGTACACCAGCGTCGACTCGTCCTCGCAGACGACGTGGCGCACCGACCCGGACTGGTGTCGATGGGGGACCGACACGGTGTGCACCCACGAGGGCAGCCGTCCGCCCGAGTCCTTCTGAAAGAAGCCGGCCGACTCGACGCCCTCGGGATAGCGGCGCAGGGTGAGCAGCCGGTTGCGCAGGTGCGGGAGCAGGGTGGCGGCGACCGCACGGTAGTAGTCGACGACCTGGGCCTTGGTGATCTCGGCTCGATCGTCCGTCGCCGGGTAGAGGACCTTCGTCGGATTCGACAGCGTGAGCACCCTGCCGTCGATCTCGACGCGCTCTCGACCGCTCATGTCGGTGCTCCTCCATGGTCACGGGACGGGACGGGTGCTGCGGCGGCCCGGCCGGGCCGGACGGCCGCGGGCTGCGCGGCCGGATGGCGGGGGCGTCGTTCGTGCGATCTGACCGCCTCCTCCGCCGGTCAGGAGCCCTCGGCGAGGTCATGGTTGGTTCGTCCGGTCAACACCGACTCGGGACTGTTCTCGGCGGGATGCGCCTGGCGATCCACGCCCGCCCCGCGTGCCTTCACCAGCAGCCACGACTCCTGGCGGCCGCCGGTCGGCGTCCTGGTCAGGGCGAACGGGCCGGTGAGCCTGCTGCCGTGCAGCCAGAAGGTCAGATGCCCCCTGTCCAGGGCGTCCTCGACGGCGACGGGCTCTTTCCTCCGGTCGTGGGAGTGGTTGTCGTAGGTTCCGGTGTCCCAGACCACGACGGTCCCCGCGCCGTACTCGCCGCGAGGGATCACGCCCTCGAACCGCGCATAGTCCATCGGGTGGTCCTCGGTGCGCACGGCCAGCCGCTTCTCCCCGGGGTCGAGCGACGGACCGCGAGGCACGGCCCAGGAGACCAGGACGCCGTTGATCTCCAGCCGCAGGTCGAAGTGCAGCCTGCGAGCGTCATGACGTTGGATCACGAAGATCGGACGTTCACCGGGTTCGCCGCCGCTGGGCTCACCGGAGACGGAGGTGTCGCGTCGGCCCGCGTAGGTCTCGAGTCGCTCGTCGTTCGACATGGCTGCACTCCGTTCCCTGATACCTCGGTCCCTGACCTCGTCGTCTCCCTCGCCCTCGTCCCGTCGCACTCGGCTGTCCAGTCGGCCGCGCGAGGCGGGTCACGCCCGGCCTGCACCCTGATCCGCAGGACGCGGATCAGGGGATGGACAGCGCCTCGATCAGCAGTTGGACGTCGCCGTCGGGCATCGCCTCGCCTGCGGCGGCCAGCGACACGATGCCGATCAGTCGAGGGCCGTCCAGCACCGGCAGCCGCCGCAGCCGGTGGTCGATCATGATGTTGATCAATCCCTCGGCCGAGTCGTCCGGCAGGATGCTGATCGGCTCGTCGCCACGCACCTCGCCGACGGTCGTCGTCTCGTGGTCGAGTCCGCCGAGGAGCACGCGCAGCATGATGTCCCGCTGGCTGAGCATGGCGAGCAGGCTGCCGTCGGAGTCGCAGACCGGCATCGACTCGACATCGAGCTCCTGGAGCCTGCCCACGGCGGAGCGGAGTGTCTCGTCGACCTGGAGGAACGCCGGATCGGGGGTCATGATGTGTCGTGCGGCCGTCATCGAGGTCTCCTCCATCCTGCGCGAGGGCGGTCGGGCCGGTGCTGGCTTACTACCTCGATTCAGCTACTGCCAAACCACGCACCCCTCTGACCAGCGATGACTCACGCCGGAATCCCGGTGGTGTCCCGAGTCCACACCCGGTGCGCCGCCACGGAGCCCGCGAAGGCGGTGAGGAAGCGCGCGGATGCCTGGTCGTGCGCGGTTCCGCTGGTCAGGATGCCCTGGTCAGACACCAGATCCTCGCCGGGCTGGGCGAGTCGGAGGCCGGTCAGCGGCGCCGCGTGCAGCAGCTCCACGCCCGCGCCCAGGGCGCCCACCGTCTTGGCGTGTCGCACGGCCTCGGCGACGAAGTGCACGGCGCCCCCGTCGGCACGCAGCGTGTCGACCGACTCCGCACCGTCAGCGACCAGCACGGCGTCGTAGAGCACCGAGGCGGTCGTGGGCAGCGCCCGATCCGCAGTCACCTCGGAGCCCTCGTCCGTTCCCTCCGTCGAGCGCAGGGCTCCGGCTCGGGGCGCGACGACCTCGACGACCAGACCCATCTCGGTCAGCGCGGAGGTCAGCGAGCGCAGCAGCGGGCCTCGCACGCCGTCGGCGGCCAGCACGGCGACCGTCCGACCCCGGACGACGTCGTGGACGGTGTTCTCCTGACTCAGCGCGGGGGAGACGTCGGAGTGCGTCCTGGGCGCGGGCCCCGACGGCGCCGCGACGCCGATGCCCGGTGCGACGCGCTCGGCCAGCTCGCGGGAGATCCGATCCAGCTGCTCGACGACGCGTTCGCGGACCTGTTGATCGGTGACCTTGCCCAGCTCGAAGCGGAAGGCCGCCACGATGTGCTCGCGTTCCCAGCCGGACATGCTGTTCCAGAAGAGGGTCGCCTGGCTGTGGTGATCGGCGAAGCTCCCGCTGCGGGTCCGGATCTTATGCCCCTCGACCTTCTCCTGATAGTGCCGGAATCCGCCCTCGGCCGTGCTGGAGACCATCGGATACCCGGAGTCGAGGCTGTTCTTGTGGTATGGGGCCCGGCCGAGGTGGATGTTCTGCTGTCCGTGGCCGTCGCGCAGGTTGTCGTGCACCGGGGCGATCGGCCGGTTCACCGGGAGCTGGCTGAAGTTCGGCCCGCCCAGCCGGATGAGCTGGGTGTCCAGGTAGGAGAAGTTGCGTGCCTGGAGCAGCGGATCGTTGGTGAAGTCGATGCCGGGGACGAGGTTGGCGGTGTGGAAGGCGATCTGCTCGGTCTCGGCGAAGAAGTTGTCGGGATTGCGGTCCAGGACCAGTCTGCCCGCAGGCAGGACCGGGACGATCTCCTCCGGGATCAGCTTCGTCGCGTCCAGCAGGTCGAAGTCGAAGGCGAACTCGTCGGACTCCGGCACCAGCTGCACGCCGAGCTCCCACTCCGGGTGGTCTCCGGACTCGACGGCGTTCCAGAGGTCCCGACGATGGAAGTCCGGATCGTTGCCCGCGACTCGCTGATACTCCTCCCAGATCATCGAGTGCGTGCCCAGCTTCGGCGTCCAGTGGAACTTGACGAAGGTGCCGACACCGGCGGCGTCGACCAGCCGGAAGGTGTGGACGCCGAAGCCCTGCATCATCCGGTAGCTGCGGGGCAGCGCCCGATCCGACATCAGCCACATCACGACGTGCAGCGACTCGGGCTGCAGGCCCACGAAGTCCCAGAACGTGTCGTGAGCGGACTGAGCCTGCGGGATCTCATTGTGCGGCTCCGGTTTCACAGCGTGCACGAAGTCGGGGAACTTGATGCCGTCCTGGATGAAGAACACCGGCATGTTGTTGCCGACCAGGTCGTAGTTGCCCTGCCGGGTGTAGAACCGGGTCGCGAACCCTCGGACGTCGCGCACCGTGTCGGCGGACCCCCGCGAGCCCGCGACGGTGGAGAAGCGGACGAACACCGGGGTGCGGATCGAGGGATCACGCAGGAACTCGGCCACCGTGTGGTCGGCCAGCGAATCGTCGTACGGCTGGAAGAACCCGTAGGCGCCCGCGCCCCGGGCGTGCACCACGCGTTCCGGGATGCGCTCGTGGTCGAAGTGGGTGATCTTCTCCCTGGCATGGAAGTCCTCCAGCAGGGTGGGTCCGCGTTCGCCGACGGTCAGGGAGTCGTCGGTGTGCTCGACTCGGACGCCCTGACTGGTGGTCAGTCTCGCCTCGGCGGGGTCGACCCGCGCCGAGGCGAGGTCGGCGTCCTTCTCGTCCCCGCCGCGCGCGGGATCGACGGGATGTCCTGCCGAGTCTGGCGAGACCGCCATGCCGTCCTCCTGATCTTCGATGCCTGGTTGTCGGCGTCGAATACCCGGAGGCAGGCCCGCCTAACTCGTGGCGGCCACGCGGTGTGCGGATCTCGAGCGGATCACGAGTGTCGACGGTGCCGAGGGCTCCCGGGTTTCGAGGCGGACGCCGGTTCCGAGGAGGACGCTGTGGGCTGCCGGATCGCTCGGCTGCCGGGGATTCGGCCAGGGGGCCGGCCGAGCGTCGCGTGACCCGAGGCTCGACGACTCGTGATCGCTGGGCGCTCCGGCCGTCCGGACCACGGCAGCCCCGTCCTGACGGGCCTGCTCGGCGAGGATCAGCGTCGGCCCACGGCCGCGTACGCGCCGGACTGCTCGGGCAGCGCTTCCACCGGCTCCTGATCCGGCCGCCAGGCGGCGGTGAACACCACGCCGGGCGACATGATCTCGAAGCCCGCCAGCATGGCGGTGATCTCGTCGCGGCCACGCATGGTGGCCGGGTTGGCGCTCTCCTTGTACTGCTCGGCCAGCGCGGCGACCTCCGGGACCCCGTCGGTCGTGCCGTGGGAGAGCACGAGCATGCTGCCCGGCGCCATGACGTCCCGATAGGCCGCGACGAGCCCGGCCGGGTCGTCGGAGTCGGGGACGAAGTGC
The Actinoalloteichus fjordicus DNA segment above includes these coding regions:
- the ligD gene encoding non-homologous end-joining DNA ligase, whose product is MSGRERVEIDGRVLTLSNPTKVLYPATDDRAEITKAQVVDYYRAVAATLLPHLRNRLLTLRRYPEGVESAGFFQKDSGGRLPSWVHTVSVPHRHQSGSVRHVVCEDESTLVYLANLASLELHIRLCPADRPGYPDRFVVDLDPPPGHDPRELRPLVRRVSERFEEVGLTPYVQTTGGKGFHVVAPLVPDCPVDEVLASAREMARRLAEEDRRFTVEQRRDRRNGRVLLDVNRNGHAQTVIAPYSTRARPGAPVATPIQPRELARARPDAYHLGNVARRLASKGDPWAEMDRHAVSAARLHARLS
- a CDS encoding BCCT family transporter gives rise to the protein MAPRVFWPAAGIMVAFVLFAMIFPGTAQDVLGAIQENVIGVFGWYYVVLVAAFVVFSIWVGVSHFGDIKLGKDDEKAEFRFLPWLGMLFAAGMGIGLVFFGVAEPLGHFASPKPGTDTAADPTQLAEGALVQTFLHWGLQPWAIYVVVGLAIAYSVHRRGRPVSIRWALEPLLGDRVKGKIGDAVDVIAIVGTLFGVATSLGFGVLQVAAGLDYINLVDDPGTTTQILLIIGITALATLSVVSGVKKGIKWLSNINVGIAGALLLYVLAFGPTLFLLREFVQATGSYLQNFVSLSFDVTAMQGMEGQAWQAGWTIFYWGWWISWAPFVGVFIARISRGRTVREFVAGVLLVPTVFTFLWFTVLGGTALYRELNQGGGLVGADGSVDTEGSLFALLDGLPLGGIASVVTIVLIIMFFVTSSDSGSLVVDMLSSGGDPEPPTWSRIFWSITEGLVAIALLVVGGEQALAALQTVAILIALPFSVVMIAMAVALWKEFSAERKEALRIQRRRRAEELTVHVSRSLIEDGLITTPEEEAVAKATTAGGAKVEAVTVTTTTKSRDD
- a CDS encoding CBS domain-containing protein, producing the protein MTAARHIMTPDPAFLQVDETLRSAVGRLQELDVESMPVCDSDGSLLAMLSQRDIMLRVLLGGLDHETTTVGEVRGDEPISILPDDSAEGLINIMIDHRLRRLPVLDGPRLIGIVSLAAAGEAMPDGDVQLLIEALSIP
- a CDS encoding catalase, coding for MAVSPDSAGHPVDPARGGDEKDADLASARVDPAEARLTTSQGVRVEHTDDSLTVGERGPTLLEDFHAREKITHFDHERIPERVVHARGAGAYGFFQPYDDSLADHTVAEFLRDPSIRTPVFVRFSTVAGSRGSADTVRDVRGFATRFYTRQGNYDLVGNNMPVFFIQDGIKFPDFVHAVKPEPHNEIPQAQSAHDTFWDFVGLQPESLHVVMWLMSDRALPRSYRMMQGFGVHTFRLVDAAGVGTFVKFHWTPKLGTHSMIWEEYQRVAGNDPDFHRRDLWNAVESGDHPEWELGVQLVPESDEFAFDFDLLDATKLIPEEIVPVLPAGRLVLDRNPDNFFAETEQIAFHTANLVPGIDFTNDPLLQARNFSYLDTQLIRLGGPNFSQLPVNRPIAPVHDNLRDGHGQQNIHLGRAPYHKNSLDSGYPMVSSTAEGGFRHYQEKVEGHKIRTRSGSFADHHSQATLFWNSMSGWEREHIVAAFRFELGKVTDQQVRERVVEQLDRISRELAERVAPGIGVAAPSGPAPRTHSDVSPALSQENTVHDVVRGRTVAVLAADGVRGPLLRSLTSALTEMGLVVEVVAPRAGALRSTEGTDEGSEVTADRALPTTASVLYDAVLVADGAESVDTLRADGGAVHFVAEAVRHAKTVGALGAGVELLHAAPLTGLRLAQPGEDLVSDQGILTSGTAHDQASARFLTAFAGSVAAHRVWTRDTTGIPA
- a CDS encoding DNA polymerase ligase N-terminal domain-containing protein gives rise to the protein MSNDERLETYAGRRDTSVSGEPSGGEPGERPIFVIQRHDARRLHFDLRLEINGVLVSWAVPRGPSLDPGEKRLAVRTEDHPMDYARFEGVIPRGEYGAGTVVVWDTGTYDNHSHDRRKEPVAVEDALDRGHLTFWLHGSRLTGPFALTRTPTGGRQESWLLVKARGAGVDRQAHPAENSPESVLTGRTNHDLAEGS